The Cryptomeria japonica chromosome 9, Sugi_1.0, whole genome shotgun sequence DNA segment CTTCGATATCCTTGCTAGGATTTAAAGATAACAAAACACTTGGCTATAAATCTGTTGTTGTTAATTAGGAAGTCGAGAGTTAAAGGGAGAAGGACACGTCAAACCCGATTTacagaggcagaggtggaggaagTCGAGAGTTAATTCAATCCATTGTGAGCAGTTTTCAAATGAACccgcacttttttttttttttaaataatgcccGTGGGCATCTGAATTTCGACTAACACGGGCTTTGTCAGAAAACGTTGTTGGCATTTTGACGTTATcgagcttttaaaaaaaaaaaaatttgatcacAAAATGCCTTGTCTGTCAAAAACCTTCGTCAGAATTTGAGGCGAAATGTATTAGTGACATCCATGTCCAACACAAATTGAAGTCCACACAACTAGTCTTTTGCCATAGACCCCTTCAAAGCCCAATCTACATCTTCCTTCTACCCAACCTCTAATCCCCAAGCCGCCACCATTGCAACGATATCAACATTCGTCCAATATTTGTGCTTTATCTCCATGAAATCTTCATCAAGAAGTACTTCCATAATCCGTATGAAGACATCATCATTGAATTTGAAGAGGTTATTCATTCTTTTCTCATTAATTTTACCCATAAATGCTAATTCTTGTCGAGGTGTCATGAAGGAAAAGATAGCCTCCATCGTGACTTGCCTTGACCACCCATCCTCAAATGTGGGCTCCAAATAACCATCTACATGTTTTATTACCTACTCAACCCTTGTTATATCAATTCATTGCCACTTCTTTCTAGTAAAATCTTTTTAAAATGGCGGCGTACCACCTCATCTCACAAATCAAGCTCCAGATTATGAAGATCTTCCACTGTACACTTCATCCCATCATCTTGCACTACCCATTTAGACAACCTATTTGTCACATCGTTCCCTAATCTCCTCACATGCCCAATTTTAAAATATTCAATGGTTTCTAAATTTTGCTCAGTAATGGGTATAAATTTGTTCAACTTCCAAGCATTTATTTCACCTTTCTTTAAATCATTTATAATAATAAATGAATCTCCCTCTAGGTAAATTTTTTAAAGGCTTCTTTTTTCCCCCATTTTCAGAGCTTCAATAACTGCCTAAGCCTTAGCTTTGTTGTTCATTGTAaagcctgccaaaataccctagagaaactaaccaactaAACAAAGAAATAGAgacacatttttatttttaagtaaCTAATACAACACATGTAATTAAAGAAACATGTACAATTAGTTAAGTATGACTATATGAACATAAATACACAAGCAAAAATAACTTAAATCACATAGATTCACATTCCATAGGGTATCCGATGTCATTACTTAACATAACATTAAGAACATAAACAACATCATATAACTACCACATATTTTCCTACATTAATCATAATATTCATTTCTACTAAGATAATAGGAAAGTAACCATTTAACTAAACCATTATGCTCTCGTGAAATATAACCCATTAACAATATCCATTTCCCATGCTATCACTTGCTCATGAATTTAAGATGTAGTAATGCTACTAATAAGAAAGGTTCATTTTAATGTTCCTACTCAATAATCTCAACCATTAGACATCCATAACAACTCtaagcattatcattaaccatttcTCAATAGAGACAACCACATCAATCCTTACATATTATGTAACTCCTATTATAATTAATACAAATAACATCAATTACTCCTACATGAAACCATAATCTCTAATTACAGGAATCATTATCCCAATTACATAACATGTCTTACTCAAAGGATCATAACCTATATACAATATCTATTCCAATAATGAATCAGAGCCTCAAGATACATTATTAATATCTAAAGTACAAGAGATTATAATGACATTTTCCAATCACATAGATACATGATAAACTGCTCAAAGAATCCAAGAACAAGATAAAGAATCTTCAACCATGCACATGAACATCCAACGAAGAGAAAATCCCAAAGGAAGAAGGCATCAAAGCACCCAACCATGTAGAACCAATAAGGTCCATCCCCCATGCTTCAAAGAATGACACGAGGTCCTACACACACTCTAAGCCTAGGCTGACATCTAACAACCAAATGACATAAACATAACTGAAGACTAGCCACAAAACATATCCAAATCCACAACATAAGGCTCAAACATAAAGCACAAAGACACTAGGGACTACCATCAAGAAAAGCTTAAGGTACCAGGACACATATAAGGGAGAGTGTCATTACATGCTATCACAATAGAAATGGGAGTTCCTGGGGTCTCTTGCTTCGACACCCTTGATACCCATACAAAATCGTCTTGAAACCTTTTAGAGAATCAAGGGAGTCCGGTCATGCCTACctaaggccttcccaatctcatcccaaGCCTATACTaccactctaggccatgagtggggcaccaaaAATCATttcattatcttattaatgtgaaaacCTACTACCCAGCCCATCTAGATTAATTATTTAAGATTATCACTTCTTTACAAAATAACTTCTAATGAGGTTTCTTGGCGGTCTAGACCCCGACACCCAACACAAGGGATTTCTTGGTGATCTCTCTCTCACAACCTCAACacccacttggaagcccactccccctatcatgttcGTAAACCTTGGGAATAACATACAATATTCATGCAAATACGACTATTCCAAAGAaatcacataatatccatccaaaGGATCCATATCTGAATAGAACCATAAACACATCTGATTCATAATACcataatgaagtattatcatgtaACAAACATCCAACCAAGAGCCATAAACCTTATTTAAGGTATAATTCCAAATACGATTACCAACAATCACTGCGAGATACACAATTTCTCCAAAAGCCATAAATATAGATTGTGAAAATGACTCAAAAAATCATCAACAGTACAAAATCTATACACAAAACTGTGGCACCTTTACACCAAACTTTGACGCATAAATTAACTAAAACGACACATTTAAACAATAATTTAGTGCATATCTTACCCAATTTAGTGCATCTAGATAACAGACCAGGGCATTCATAGGACAATACAACACATATAAACAATAGGATGGGGCATACGATGCCCAATTTAGCACATATACAAAATACAGTAGTGCATAACAAAGTATAATAGCGCATATAACAAATAGTTTAGCACATTCGATAACCAGGGTACCACATTTACAACAAAGGATAAAATATTGTCTCAGATGCAAAGAAAAGTAAATGAAAAGTccaaaatcaactcaaaagcaaaTATGACATCAACATGAGGTTTCAAGGGTGTAATTCAATCCAAAATGAGAGAGTACAACATAAGATAAATATCAATATATCAAGACAAATAAACAACTTCCCGACACTGCACAAAAACTTACTCATGACAACACCAATAACGAGAATCATACataggagttcaatacaactaatATCCATCAAGAAAGCGAATCCAAAATATCCTAGCCAAAAGATCAAGGCAATATATGACAATAATAAACTAAAGGTTTCATTACCAACAACCCAAAATAAGGTAACCAAAGCCACATAAATAAAGATCCACAACAACTGTATTATGCATAGGAACAATCTCACAACACACAACAACCATAAAATTCCTTTCCATAGACACAAtgaagacaatcttttcaaaatcaaaatgcatAAGAAAGTTGAGATCACTGACCTAGAAATGAAGAAATGGACAAAGGAAAATTGAAAGAGAATTCTGAAGTTGCCAACcaaaatccaacaaactctccCCATGCAACACATCAACAAAGAAAATCCAAAACCAAGCTCCAATCCTCAAGCATTCACAGAAAAATCCATCTGAAAACCAAGTTTAGAAAATACAATAATTTCCAACCACGAGAACCATACAACAATATAAAAAAATCTCTATTTAAAATAATCATAATAATGATATCTCCTCACAACCAAaattaaaatgataaaaataatattatcGTTACCAACTCTTTCACAATAATCgagagaaaataattaaaataaacaataatctcCAATTACAATTCCCAAAGACCAATAGTAAAATGgagtaagtaaataaataaataaacaaatgaatAAATAATTGAATAATATTATCTTACAATCAAAAGTCCCAAAATGACCAATCATAATGAGGGGTAAGTAAGTAAACAATTAAACacatagataaacaataaagcaaataatcaaataatcaaaacaataaataattaaataaacaataaataaataataaataaataaaccaacaataagtaaacaataaataaataaaaccataaatgcacaaataagcataaatacttaatcaatataatttcatcgaataatcatcaattaattaTAAGTCTcccaaaataaatatatatttatatttattcataTCTACCATCATTTAATAATTCACAACAATGAGTTATACATAATAATTAATACATTTTTACaactccaaataaccaataaaataaataatcaaattcatatataatcataaatacttgaataatataatttaaactcaataccattaatatctcccacatacaaatataatataatatttttacaaTATAATAATCCATGAAATAATACCATTACCTTAATAATATAGGACTTGCAATCTTcccacatgaataattaattactcaCACACAAAGCTATGCACAACAATATATACTATCACCTCAATCATAAATTAACAATCAAACGAGGAGCACAAAAGGACCCAACAAGACAACCAAGACTTAAACACTAAAACTGACAAGACATCAACTAAGCCTAGGGTGTGATAAGACCTTatgccatctccaatcaacttgccactAGGATtagagacacactcagacctatgaaactaggtggagttgatgtctagtacttgcatcTTGCGAAACACCACATGTCTATACAATAACATATATACTTGCATATATCATAGATAATCAAATAGGTGAAAGAGAGTTGTGACATCATACCCTACTCATAAATAAGTGGTATAACATCATCACTTTCAAGTTCACAATAGTAATACAATCATGGCAACCACAACATCACTAATAACCTCAACATATCCAATATGAGCATGAAGTAGGGTTAACACATAACatgatatcatcatccacataaaaccATAATGTATTAGTTGTCAATATGAAATGTCTAGCACAAGATAAATCGTTATAAGAAATAAACATGAACCACATGTCCTAAATGGCGAAATACTCACAAGGCTAATTATAAACCTAACTTCAATAATTAAACCAAAGCATAGAGTTAGCATTGCCATAGTAATCACaatgaatccactaatgtcaaagagaatatcaatataAAGAATGAAACAAGAGGCATCAAGGACATGAACAAGTCCATAAGTATCTATCACATCCTATCATAAAGCATGAATCAGGGAGAGGCACCGCATTCATTCCCTCAACAAGCTTCAAGGAACTAAAAGCTACAATGTTGTCCTCCCAATCTCTCGCCACAACCCAATCCCCAACAATCTTGGGTTGCCTTTTGAGGCCTTGTCAAAGTTTATCTTATACCAACCTTCCCTTGGTTTAGTCCACTCCACCACCTTCTTTTGATAATCCTTCAGATTAACCTGAATATGCCCATTAATAGGCCAAACTTGAAACAATCTTAGTGAAAGACAAATGAAGTATAAAATAGTCTAATAAATACAAAATAACTCATCCTAATTGCCCCTCTTAGGACAAAACCTCCCTAAATGTTAAAAAATTCCTATACTAAAGGCTAAAAAGATTgacaatattttttaaaataaaataaaaaacctaaaaaaatctTTTGTCTATAGGGCTTAACAAATAGGACTTTAATATCTTGAATGAAAGATTGTCATCATCCACTTAATTGTTCTAACTTGGTTAACTTTAAATTATTATTCTAATTGAACCCCTAATTATTGTCGAGAGACATTCTACAATGACAATAAAGGATATAACATAATGAGTTGAATATGTTAACAAAAAATCACATCTTTTATCTTAAATTTGGTATCTATTtagatgtcaaaatattaatatttaacaaTAAACATAATCTTTCAAGAGAATAAACAACACATTTAATTCAAATCTCCATTTatgtagtaaataaaatagttgcaaagtaaattaaaaaaataacttctAGGTAGTTAAAATACCTCTAAATTGATATCTCTTGACATTTTTTAGATAGGTTTATTTCAAACATCTATACAACTTAAATAATTTTTTCACATTTCTATATAGATATGTAAGAGATTAGACAATTGATGGATAATATCTATAGAAGATGGACAAATAATATCTCTAAAAGATAGACAAATAATATAATGATGTGAAATTACAAAATTACCATTGAAAATCTAGTATTAATTTGATTTTAATACAAATCATTATAAAAACATGTCCTACAATTCAAATAATCAAtactattttttaaataaaatttacaaactaatgagtaatattttaaaaatattttgatacTTCCATAAGCTTTAAGTTTATGCTCAAAATATTTTGTATATTCAATACTTTTCTTATTTAATGACAAAGTCCATGTTGTATGCATCTAAATAATATTACTCTTTAATTTTGGATAGCACAAGAGTAAAAACTTACACATTTCAAAGTTTTGCTTGATACTTACCTAAAGATGCCCTAATATCCGACTTAATATCCCAATAATCTTACACTTAAAGATACCCTAAAGATGCCCTAATATCCGTGCACTTAATATCCCAATAATCTTACACTTAAAGATACCCTAATTTACGTGCACTTAATATCCCAATAATCATACACTTAAAGATGCCCTAATATCCGTGTACATAATATCCCAATAATCATACACTTAAAGATGCCCTAATATCCGTGCACTTAATATCCGTGCACTTAAAATTGCGAATTCCTTGTACAAATATCCCAATAATCATAGACAAATGAACCAATTATAAAACAAAAGAAAGCTAATAACCCTAAATTCAGCAATATTCAAAACAGAGAGAATTCTAGAATATATTTCGAATGATAAAGTATTTTTATGATCGACCCTCTTAAACCCTCATCCATAAATATTGTTCTTCTGCATGCATGCCTGTGTAGGGTTTTAGTCTGTTGTAGCTACTTTGCAACTCAGTTTTCCTACAGAGAAAATGGTGGTACTGGTGCGGGCAGCCCTGTCATTGAGAGCAAGTCTCAATCTCTGTTCTTATAACAGGGTTTCGCTGTTAACAAACAGAGGTGTAAGCCTCAGGGGCTTAAGGATTTCTTCACATCCATCTGTAGGGTTTCGCAATGGACGCTTTCTTGGAGGGGTAACAATCCCGCAACCTGTCATTCTACCGGCACTGAGACGCTATGCAACAATACCCACTACATCGTCTGTGAACGATCCGTCGCCCAACTGGAGCAATCGTCCTCCGAAGGAGACGATTCTACTCGACGGCTGCGATTACGAGCACTGGCTCATTGTCATGGATCCCCCCGAGGGTAACCCCACCAGAGATGAGATTATTGATAGCTATATCAAGACGCTTGCACAGGTCGTGGGAAGGTGAGGACCTCTAATTTTACTGTTTTTTCTTTCCCAAAACAGATAGAATTGctattttaatttttgtttattatgTGCAGAGGGGGTTTTCGATTTAGTGTTTGAGGCATTTATGCTTGTCATGTTTTATCTTGGGTATTGGGGAACAAGCATAGGTTTGACTATGTAATTGCAGCAAAGATAAAATCTTCGGTGTTGGGAATCTCCATAGTTCTGGCTATGTAGGTGCAGAAGTGCAGCAAAGATAAATTCTTGGGTATTGAGAAACAAGCATAGGTTTGTTTGTGTAAGTGCAAGATAAAATGGGGCATTAATTTGATTTAAAATGgtttctgattgttttgattttacAGCGAGGAGGAAGCTAGGATGAAAATGTACTCGGTTTCAACAAAGCATTATTTTGCTTTTGGCTGCCTGGTTTCAGAGGAACTGTCCTTCAAGATTAAGCGTATGCGTAGTTCTTGTATAATAGTagctatgtttttttttaaaatctattttaGTTACCCAATGTAAATTTTAATGAGTTTTTGTCTTTAATTGCAGCTCTTCCTAATGTTCGCTGGGTGTTGCCTGATTCTTACTTGGATCCACGTATCAAGTCGTATGGAGGTAAGAATGTTGTCCAAAACTGTAAGGTTTATATTGTGGTCGACGACTTACTCTTTAATCATGTGTAATGGTGACTTATTATAGATCTTCCTAGACACATGGTGCATTTGGAATATTTtccaatgattttgatgttgaatgCTTGATTGGCTCATTGATTGGCTCATGTAGTATTATGTGGATTGGGTTTAACTTTGTTtaggtaattttttttttcttttttatagcATAAGAAACAATGACATTGCTGAAAATTTATATATTGAGAGTTCAACTAACAATTTTGCAGAGGATAATACTTCCCAAGTCAAAATGATTTCCATACTCATCACCATAATAATGCTATATCTCACTTCTATTTTTGAAAAAACTGATAATTGAACTTGGGTGCGAACGACATCAGCTTCACGAACTCCACCGTCTGTTTAATGTTAGAGGGAGGAAGGCGTTGCCAAAACCCTTCTCTTAAATTTAATGCAAACACCGGTGGACTTCCAGCTGGTAACAGACCGCTGAAGCACAGGTAATCCCCCACACAAATACACTTCAAATGAGAACAAATCATTTCATCAAAATATTGAGGGAGCGAGTATGGACGTATTCTTGCAAATTCTTTCCAGTTCCAAATCAACTCATCTTCCTCGTCCGGAAACAACTCCCAGATAACAATACCCTTCTGGCCAACTGATGATTTCCAATTATTAAACATTGCTGGCACTGGCGGCATTGCCATTGCCATTGCCAAAGGATGATTTCCAGCATACCATGGTTGAGCTTGGCTACTCCAGGCTCCAGGGATGTTGACTGCAGACGGCTCCTCCTGAAAGGTTGTCACCACAAGAACGGACGATCCATATGAAACCATAGAAAAATAGTGCAAATACAGATTTTGAAAAATAGATAGATTATACAGATGCATTTCATGAACCATTTGGATGGGTAATGGAGCTACTGTAACAGAGCTAATGAAACCCTCATCTTGGATTTTATAACCGATTATACTCGCAGGCGTTATTCCCTTCCAGAAAAGAACACCATTGCATTCAATCATTTCATTATCAAATATATCAGATCTCTTTCTCCTGCAAACTGAAACTTAGTCGTCCATGAATGTTGAAAATAGTGATAGATATCGAAAGAAAATTTTGCAGAGTTTGACCAAACTACCAAATAGGGCTCTTTGTTTTTTCCTtgcacaatatggacaaatttgtTAGTCAAATCCATATCTATCTCTGCGTAAGATCTCAGAAGTGGATTGCAAACATTTAATTGTCCCATTGGAGTTTCTCGAAAGAGCATTAACCCCTGCCCTGCCATTGATAAATCTCTTAAAGAAATGAGGGGGGTAGAGTCTTCTATTTCTGTGTTGTAGTGTTTCAAAGCAAATAATTGAGGATCtgggagaaaagagagagagagctcTCTCCATTTTAGCGTGGGGAAGCAATAGGCCACACAGTTCCAATTCCCATTCTCTTCTCGACCACAGATAAGAAGCCATGGATTTTGGGTTGGCAATGAAGACAGAAAGCCCTGAGAAGACAAAATACAATTCCATTCCTTACATACTGTCAAAGAGCTGCAAATTGATTCAAATGGAAGCATTGCAAATATCATCTCCTTCATTTCCTGAGGCAGCTTAGATATACTACActcctctccatctctttcaatTGTTGTAATAGATTCCTGCTCTATTTCTTTCAACTCTCTCGATTCTCTCATTCCTTTACTTGGTGTAACAGATTTTTGCTCTATTTCTTTTGAATCTCTCTCCATTTCAATCGCTGTAACAGATTCTTGCTCCATTTCTTTTGAATTTCCTTCCATTTCTGAGTTCTGGACCTTCCCAACCACTAATGGCTTATATTCTTAGAACCCTTGATTACAAAAGTATATCTTTTTTAACTTTGTTTAGGTAATGGTTCTCATGGTGGAACTTCTTTTCGTGCAGTCCGCTGCAACGATTTGAATGCATAATATTTGTATTTTTTAAGCTTTAATCCACTGGTGATTTGTATTTGATGGCACTAGCCATCCAACATTCGGGATGTATTATGGGGGCATCATGAAGAGCATGTTC contains these protein-coding regions:
- the LOC131052100 gene encoding multiple organellar RNA editing factor 8, chloroplastic/mitochondrial; protein product: MVVLVRAALSLRASLNLCSYNRVSLLTNRGVSLRGLRISSHPSVGFRNGRFLGGVTIPQPVILPALRRYATIPTTSSVNDPSPNWSNRPPKETILLDGCDYEHWLIVMDPPEGNPTRDEIIDSYIKTLAQVVGSEEEARMKMYSVSTKHYFAFGCLVSEELSFKIKPLPNVRWVLPDSYLDPRIKSYGGEPFINGQAVPYDPKYHEEWVRNNARCNERRSNDRPRNFDRSRNFERRREMRNNAYQRPPPPPPSPSNMEHPIQSNAQPGSGSNKKGD